One window of the Candidatus Chryseobacterium colombiense genome contains the following:
- a CDS encoding GNAT family N-acetyltransferase, with translation MKFSIQTILENQDYQLIPLQQGDFEYLYEVASDPEVWKQHPNKDRYQREVFENFFKGAIESKGAFKIVEKSNGDILGSTRFYDFDENRNSIFIGYTFYGTRSWGKGINPQIKKIMLDYIFQFVDTVYFHIGKENFRSQTALERLGGQKIAEEEVAYFGEPTRTNFVYEIKKENWI, from the coding sequence ATGAAATTTTCTATACAAACCATTTTAGAAAATCAGGACTATCAATTAATCCCCTTACAGCAAGGGGATTTTGAATATCTATACGAAGTAGCTTCCGATCCTGAAGTCTGGAAGCAGCATCCTAACAAAGACCGTTACCAACGAGAAGTTTTTGAGAACTTTTTCAAAGGAGCCATAGAAAGCAAAGGAGCTTTTAAGATTGTTGAAAAGTCAAACGGAGATATTTTGGGAAGCACCCGTTTTTATGACTTTGACGAAAACAGAAATAGTATTTTTATTGGCTATACGTTTTACGGAACAAGATCCTGGGGAAAAGGAATTAATCCTCAGATAAAAAAAATAATGCTAGACTATATTTTTCAGTTTGTAGATACTGTTTACTTCCATATCGGAAAAGAAAATTTCCGTTCACAGACTGCACTAGAACGGCTTGGCGGACAAAAAATTGCAGAAGAGGAGGTTGCTTATTTCGGAGAACCTACAAGAACCAATTTTGTATATGAAATTAAAAAAGAAAACTGGATATGA
- a CDS encoding cupin domain-containing protein, with protein MKKYKIQTSPFVVPTTDGKLIEEHWGHSTQNSNISIAHMVAPPDWSEPHQTPEFDEFTLIISGKKQFEIDGEIVTLEKGQSILIEKGARIRYSNPFSEPCEYVAICLPAFSMELVNREE; from the coding sequence ATGAAAAAATATAAAATTCAAACATCACCATTTGTAGTTCCTACCACTGATGGTAAATTAATAGAAGAACATTGGGGGCACTCAACGCAGAATTCCAATATTTCAATTGCTCATATGGTAGCACCACCAGATTGGAGTGAACCGCACCAAACTCCAGAATTTGATGAGTTTACCTTAATTATTTCCGGGAAAAAACAATTTGAAATTGACGGAGAAATAGTGACGTTAGAAAAAGGACAAAGTATTTTGATTGAAAAAGGAGCAAGAATCCGTTACAGCAATCCCTTTTCTGAACCTTGTGAATATGTAGCCATTTGCCTTCCTGCTTTCTCTATGGAATTGGTAAACAGAGAAGAGTAG
- a CDS encoding PEGA domain-containing protein, with protein MKKSLSIVLILSISLSMTSCATILTGTQDSISFASNPEGAKVFHKGVEKCTTPCTTKIPRALGKQMVTFEKEGFNKKEIKLTKTFNAVTLLNILLGGAIGVGIDAATGSLTKYSPKTYTVELEAN; from the coding sequence ATGAAAAAAAGTTTATCAATTGTGCTAATACTTAGCATCAGTCTTAGCATGACTTCATGTGCAACAATCTTAACAGGAACTCAGGATTCAATATCTTTTGCCTCAAATCCTGAAGGAGCGAAAGTGTTTCATAAAGGAGTCGAAAAATGTACAACACCTTGTACAACCAAAATTCCGAGAGCATTGGGGAAGCAAATGGTTACATTTGAAAAAGAAGGTTTTAATAAGAAGGAAATTAAACTAACCAAAACCTTTAATGCTGTTACCTTATTGAATATACTTCTTGGAGGTGCTATTGGGGTGGGAATTGATGCGGCAACAGGTTCTCTGACAAAGTATTCGCCAAAAACCTATACGGTTGAATTAGAAGCAAATTAA
- a CDS encoding dienelactone hydrolase family protein, giving the protein MIRSILSAAFLSVSAAIFSQNLKPVAYLDGSQKLNGLVTSNAGKKLPGVLILPAWKGIDDEAKTAAAELEKQGYIAFIADIYGEGNIPADNAAAGKAAGYYKQNYETYQKRITLALEQLKKNGAVPSKIAVIGYCFGGTGALESARGSLPVVGVVSIHGSIGKDQSRKNGPIVTKILVENPADDKSVTPEDYNNLIKEMNEGNADWQIITYAHSKHTFTDPKSPDYNEIMAKRAWNHTLMFLKEILK; this is encoded by the coding sequence ATGATACGATCCATCTTATCTGCAGCATTTCTAAGTGTTTCAGCAGCAATTTTCAGTCAAAATCTTAAACCTGTCGCTTATCTGGACGGTTCTCAAAAGCTGAACGGTCTGGTAACTTCTAATGCAGGAAAAAAACTTCCCGGAGTCCTGATCCTTCCTGCCTGGAAAGGAATTGACGATGAAGCAAAAACAGCCGCAGCAGAACTTGAAAAACAAGGATACATTGCTTTTATTGCGGACATTTATGGGGAAGGAAATATTCCTGCCGACAATGCTGCCGCTGGTAAAGCAGCAGGATATTACAAGCAAAACTACGAAACCTATCAGAAAAGAATAACATTAGCTTTGGAACAGTTGAAGAAAAACGGGGCCGTTCCGAGTAAAATAGCTGTTATCGGATATTGTTTCGGCGGAACGGGCGCTTTAGAATCTGCCAGAGGAAGCCTTCCCGTAGTAGGTGTTGTTTCCATTCATGGAAGCATAGGGAAAGATCAGTCCAGAAAAAATGGTCCGATTGTTACTAAAATTTTAGTTGAAAATCCGGCTGATGACAAAAGTGTTACTCCTGAAGATTACAATAATCTGATCAAGGAAATGAATGAAGGAAATGCAGATTGGCAAATCATTACCTATGCCCATTCAAAGCATACTTTTACAGATCCGAAATCACCGGATTATAATGAAATCATGGCTAAAAGAGCCTGGAATCATACGTTGATGTTCCTCAAGGAAATATTGAAATAG
- a CDS encoding HAD family phosphatase, with translation MEIKNIIFDFGGVLMDWNPRYFFKDYFNDDEKMEYFLKNISQSSWNEEQDRGRTLSEGTEIQVKKFPDWEKEIRSYYDNWTVMLKSDIPGNVEVLRKLKKTHYQLFGLTNWSEETFPYALENYDFFQLFDGKIVVSGIEKLIKPDPKIWYVLLERYNLKARESVFIDDNAKNIETAKSLGFETVHVTPETNLEQELISLGVKFE, from the coding sequence ATGGAAATAAAAAACATCATATTCGACTTTGGAGGAGTTTTAATGGACTGGAATCCCAGATATTTTTTCAAAGATTACTTCAATGATGATGAAAAAATGGAATATTTCCTTAAAAATATTTCCCAGTCTTCATGGAATGAAGAGCAAGATAGAGGAAGAACGCTTTCGGAAGGAACAGAAATTCAGGTAAAAAAATTCCCGGACTGGGAAAAGGAAATCAGATCGTATTATGATAACTGGACGGTAATGCTGAAAAGTGATATTCCGGGCAATGTAGAGGTGCTGAGAAAGCTTAAAAAAACTCATTATCAGCTTTTCGGACTCACCAACTGGTCAGAAGAAACCTTTCCTTATGCATTGGAAAATTATGATTTCTTTCAGTTATTTGATGGAAAGATTGTGGTTTCAGGAATAGAGAAATTAATCAAACCTGATCCTAAAATCTGGTACGTTTTGTTAGAAAGATACAATCTTAAGGCTCGGGAATCTGTTTTTATCGATGATAATGCTAAAAATATTGAAACAGCCAAGTCATTAGGTTTTGAAACCGTTCATGTTACTCCTGAAACCAATTTAGAGCAGGAATTGATCAGTTTAGGCGTAAAATTTGAGTAA
- a CDS encoding type I restriction enzyme HsdR N-terminal domain-containing protein: MELPKLNFQETFDFKFKKDKDKFFIYDLVRKTYLLLTPEEWVRQHWIHYYLTVKSYSTSALITEKKIVLNGLTKRIDLLITEKTEPIILIECKAPQIKLTEKTFEQTARYNSIIGAKEIILTNGLQHINAYYENEQYQFYRPE, translated from the coding sequence ATGGAACTTCCAAAACTGAATTTTCAGGAAACTTTTGATTTTAAATTCAAGAAAGACAAAGATAAGTTTTTTATTTATGATTTAGTCCGAAAGACCTATCTTTTGCTCACTCCTGAAGAATGGGTTCGCCAGCATTGGATCCATTATTATCTTACTGTAAAATCGTATTCGACCTCAGCTTTAATCACTGAAAAAAAAATTGTTCTGAATGGTTTAACGAAGAGAATCGATCTTTTAATCACTGAGAAAACAGAACCCATAATTTTAATTGAATGCAAAGCTCCGCAAATAAAATTAACAGAGAAAACGTTTGAACAAACCGCAAGATACAATTCCATTATCGGAGCTAAAGAGATCATTTTAACCAATGGTCTGCAGCATATCAATGCGTATTATGAGAACGAACAATATCAGTTTTACAGACCCGAATAA
- the holA gene encoding DNA polymerase III subunit delta translates to MKELDLILKNIKNKEVLPIYFFHGEEPYFIDLAIKALEHDFLNEDEKAFNQTVVYGKDTSYQEILSLARQFPMMGDKQVIIVKEAQDLKLNEEENRILEAYVTNPVPSTVLVFAHKHKKLDSRKKVTKALDKANALFLSESIRENNLPKWIADECIALGIKTAPNISHLLAEYLGNDLSRIANELNKLKIILKEGEALDGTIIENHIGISKEYNVFELQKALGTKNANAAFKIVHFMGKNPKNNPFVMMLASLYNYFSNVIIYNTMVGQSPQAIASQMGVNPYFIKDYAESARLYPLKHATRVISILREFDMKGKGLGAVNMSEAELIKELVYKIINVDKIKMKV, encoded by the coding sequence ATGAAAGAATTAGATTTAATCCTCAAAAATATTAAAAATAAAGAAGTTTTACCTATTTATTTTTTCCACGGAGAAGAACCTTACTTTATAGATCTTGCTATAAAAGCTTTAGAACATGACTTTTTGAATGAAGATGAAAAAGCGTTCAATCAAACAGTAGTGTACGGAAAAGATACGTCTTATCAGGAAATCCTTTCGTTGGCGAGACAGTTTCCGATGATGGGAGACAAGCAGGTGATCATTGTAAAAGAAGCGCAGGATTTAAAATTAAATGAAGAGGAAAACAGAATTTTAGAAGCTTATGTAACGAATCCCGTTCCGTCTACTGTACTGGTTTTTGCCCATAAACACAAAAAATTAGACAGCAGGAAGAAAGTAACCAAAGCGTTGGATAAAGCCAATGCATTGTTTTTAAGCGAATCCATCAGAGAAAATAACCTCCCGAAATGGATTGCGGATGAATGTATTGCTTTAGGAATTAAAACCGCACCCAATATTTCGCATCTTTTAGCAGAATATCTTGGAAATGATCTTTCCAGAATCGCCAATGAGCTGAATAAGCTTAAAATTATTCTTAAAGAAGGAGAAGCATTGGACGGAACAATTATCGAAAATCATATCGGAATCAGCAAGGAATACAACGTTTTTGAGCTGCAAAAAGCTTTAGGAACAAAAAATGCCAATGCTGCATTTAAAATTGTTCATTTTATGGGTAAAAATCCGAAAAATAATCCCTTTGTGATGATGTTGGCGAGTTTATATAATTATTTTTCCAATGTCATTATTTATAATACGATGGTGGGGCAGTCACCGCAGGCAATTGCTTCTCAAATGGGGGTAAATCCCTATTTCATTAAAGACTATGCAGAATCGGCAAGATTATATCCTTTAAAGCATGCCACAAGAGTGATCTCTATTTTAAGAGAATTCGATATGAAAGGAAAAGGACTGGGAGCGGTTAATATGAGTGAGGCGGAACTTATTAAAGAACTTGTCTATAAAATTATCAATGTTGACAAGATTAAGATGAAAGTGTAG
- the trxB gene encoding thioredoxin-disulfide reductase, protein MEQNILDCVIVGSGPSGFTAAIYAARADLKPELYTGLEPGGQLTTTTEVDNFPGYPAGITGPEMMMDLQKQAERFDTKVHYEMITKVEFSKEVGGIHKLYAGNKEIFARTVIISTGATAKYLGLDDEKKYNGGGVSACATCDGFFYRGKDVVVVGAGDTAAEEATYLAKLVNKVTMLVRKDEFRASKAMIHRVHNTPNIEVKFHHELIGIEGENNLVERAVVINNQTQEKSTIDVHGIFIAIGHKPNTDIFVGQINLDENGYIDTEKGSSRTNLPGVFAAGDVQDHIYRQAITAAGSGCMAAMDAEKYLAELH, encoded by the coding sequence ATGGAGCAAAACATTTTAGATTGTGTGATCGTTGGATCTGGACCTTCTGGTTTCACAGCGGCAATTTATGCAGCAAGAGCAGACCTTAAACCTGAATTGTATACAGGTCTGGAACCGGGTGGACAATTGACTACAACTACGGAAGTAGATAATTTTCCGGGTTACCCAGCGGGAATTACTGGTCCTGAAATGATGATGGATTTGCAAAAACAAGCCGAAAGATTCGATACTAAAGTTCATTATGAAATGATCACCAAAGTTGAATTTTCTAAGGAAGTAGGAGGTATTCACAAATTATATGCAGGAAATAAAGAAATCTTCGCGAGAACGGTAATTATCTCTACAGGAGCTACTGCAAAATATCTAGGGCTGGATGATGAGAAAAAATACAATGGAGGAGGAGTTTCCGCATGTGCAACTTGTGATGGATTTTTCTACAGAGGAAAAGATGTTGTAGTGGTTGGAGCAGGAGATACAGCAGCAGAAGAGGCTACTTATCTTGCTAAACTGGTAAACAAAGTAACGATGTTGGTGAGAAAGGATGAGTTCAGAGCTTCAAAAGCAATGATTCACAGAGTTCATAATACACCTAATATTGAAGTAAAATTCCACCATGAGCTAATTGGTATTGAAGGTGAAAATAATCTGGTAGAAAGAGCAGTGGTAATTAATAACCAGACTCAGGAAAAGTCTACAATTGATGTTCACGGAATTTTTATTGCGATTGGTCATAAACCGAATACAGACATTTTCGTAGGACAAATCAATTTAGATGAAAACGGATATATCGATACTGAAAAAGGTTCTTCAAGAACAAACCTTCCTGGTGTTTTTGCTGCGGGAGATGTTCAGGATCATATCTACAGACAGGCGATCACAGCAGCTGGAAGCGGTTGTATGGCGGCTATGGATGCAGAAAAGTACTTAGCGGAATTGCATTAA